One stretch of Gouania willdenowi chromosome 16, fGouWil2.1, whole genome shotgun sequence DNA includes these proteins:
- the LOC114478447 gene encoding uncharacterized protein LOC114478447 yields MAQWQQREWKGRQSSPFEFQGGEITHLKQKVQQLEHDLKQSELKCKDLVKMEKISSSIIKQQKEELSQLRCGLQQPVRDLKKQNVKCDQDFQAEKKQWEAEKKQMKEHIELLTTWNHNQLMGFSAQSARFMNDILIRDQELEIRAGIVVQCQKSISYLETLLNTDILESRMVQHEQIISILRNTVGTTKRVNEVHKAQSAEERNNHQAQIRQQEAKKEEVLKQVQEPKLVRYHDENQAEEEWPQLQTSIMIAGLHQTQEDLENMLDDGEPETIQQQDCGSSCAEEKAERTSTLKAALNQPQEVLESLQENQKKPNRRTARKRRNKMV; encoded by the exons ATGGCACAATGGCAACAGAGAGAATGGAAGGGAAGGCAATCCTCTCCTTTTGAATTCCAGGGAGGTGAAATTACCCACCTCAAGCAGAAAGTTCAACAATTGGAACACGATTTAAAGCAAAGTGAGCTAAAGTGTAAAGATTTGGTGAAAATGGAAAAGATATCCTCCTCCATCATTAAACAACAGAAGGAGGAACTCTCCCAACTCAGATGTGGTCTACAACAGCCAgtgagagatttaaaaaaacaaaatgttaaatgtgatcAG GACTTCCAGGCTGAAAAGAAGCAGTGGGAGGCAGAAAAGAAACAGATGAAGGAACACATAGAGCTGCTCACGACCTGGAACCACAACCAGCTAATGGGATTCTCTGCACAAAGCGCTAGATTTATGAATGACATCCTCATCAGAGATCAAGAGTTGGAAATAAGGGCGGGTATCGTGGTTCAGTGCCAAAAAAGTATTTCCTACTTGGAGACCCTTCTCAATACAGACATACTGGAAAGCAGAATGGTCCAACACGAACAAATTATCTCCATCCTGAGGAACACAGTGGGGACAACAAAGAGAGTCAATGAAGTTCATAAAGCTCAATCTGCAGAAGAGCGTAACAATCATCAGGCTCAGATAAGACAACAGGAGGCGAAGAAGGAAGAAGTTCTGAAACAAGTGCAGGAACCCAAGCTTGTTCGTTACCACGATGAAAACCAGGCTGAAGAAGAATGGCCTCAACTGCAGACCTCAATCATGATTGCCGGCCTCCATCAAACACAGGAGGACTTGGAGAACATGCTGGATGATGGAGAACCGGAGACAATCCAGCAGCAGGACTGCGGGTCATCTTGTGCTGAGGAGAAGGCAGAAAGGACCTCAACTCTGAAGGCCGCTCTCAATCAACCCCAGGAGGTCCTAGAGAGTCTGCAGGAGAATCAGAAAAAACCCAACCGTAGAACAGCAAGGAAAAGGAGAAACAAAATGGTCTGA